Proteins encoded together in one Temnothorax longispinosus isolate EJ_2023e chromosome 5, Tlon_JGU_v1, whole genome shotgun sequence window:
- the LOC139813985 gene encoding uncharacterized protein: protein MLSQRLRWLLPALIVSWTSLQLGAALPAHNERSHVSANAFDPSAATSTIIRQDHDGRAHHPTNGKNETQSGHKLVASPAGLLRPDKFQFYTYDDKGDMITRQMTAQEIQGLIAAGGADHVAMDRQEPQKADDVLTGGKKVMDVVQKVQNVLKSALDKPPTLTGSIPKIPEHANVEWSNILPSILSGETDAISPNGESSQLSHKITTERTEVESTSRHPTKKPTTSDVQTNAYAGFTNNAQGKPQHGHHSQQTAATEKPMIPVPVITLTEHKLSTLQSAVTESPIFQIISVIPVESVAIKGGQTDLPSTAGTSAASSAITQSPAQTEGSQTEQYVELTLSEVPEGITFPQLTSLDMYPVSITKQTTTSNKVGSQGMEAAATYSTTTPGVSMHSSVTKKTVTQGGSGESTSATDKISPLNASYVLVQSKNNTKVSDDSSFASGVTKGSQASGTYNDDKVIPQTDTLATPVPISHASSKPEEEGSNETTPRSPSTLASVTRIKAPTVPTSLHTLISDHYLGEGFSTVTKEPSGPVTSTYGENYLNPLPTEIQSSPPIEPLPTQLIDSFSSVINQVSEVKPPVLPLSSTSNERPEIPIVNINYDQRRNVSEANETAVVKEENFRPVVNTQTYVTVTTEIPSRDATPELVEHSVIYRPLNAVDGESSTIGVPASSQITATTSTTSTKIGATNNRVVISNSATTPAGLKSTATISGSTAPSFVQLQLEKSHATVAAPPAGQTESPAAPESTADRIAPSEKTSTSIAHNAAKTQSTIAPIDTSLSSIKPMTTNEYFDNALASLNLSDPVSAIDQVLSIAPLPSSIPAIEPIGLPSNASNFTASGLASGLIAGFATSTSGVSTDKINSDQTVENKSDEYTKLTQESIENVTKIYEEIVGLDLNDQKERNVTQSTQETLTDPARNGTLIYGALTQTKESNDTLEPIKLSSSNEKFDNSTKAPLSSPANKFTTVNDEAKDGVGQSATTVRIIIVNPERTTTTRSPGVNKTTLGASNNQKKTEIKEKVKTTEAPIVRTDQSPEFSQVSVIVANDTRNSGQAESSPKIEVLGEKNGSFADTSPVTKETVAIPSVNDSTSELYNSPAHSNLTADTSVSNVTSDSAIESNQNSTDSAFSQHPNRVTSTVGYKDVDDTQNKKDENNNDSSPQSIQEHTDSSIKVVTQESTGNASGNKGDTPRPDNPVNNTSNQSVAQIASTSIKSDGHSDNSTENKTASLKHSESSPKPDVTRLQASTPPSSAPVRQTLKPTVGHRPSEKSDVTKTEADVIAEDKWTLISQQVPPTVSKLPKPSKPPKPLRKPVNNAQTSSPLSSPPTSSESTVVRSPGAEAAAHQQDQQHFPTQSLLPLDASQSAIGLDITIRHTSADIVNFAKLCNELAFNFWVATNKGLSTARSLALSPFGMTSLLAMIFLGARGPTSDQMNEVLGLDDVATFNPHLVFQNITDAVGLARGQGIANAAFVRELFADKMKVRKLMPFYKEQAQQFYEGLVTEVNFATISDLVRRRTNLLVRKQTGGRIKDFVKTNTVPLRSPLAALSANVFQTDCNSSLTSSVGRDGELYFAVSPAVRQRKLIPVPATTWRSGVLAGYEPSIDATAVALGGSDKLVSTIFVLPGQQGHTAPGDNLDRLEQRLVRSAFRDGAWNKLLKVLISRHGLELQVPKFSHRSVVNATAALKRMGLDELFSGNADFKGINGVGHRLHLADVLQMNLFSTCGDENILSGRHHVETYPASPLRRNVGRRMEDDNSGNVTEEDTSRYRALSQEDNGDSYADQSLTDLYGFYREERQLSGSLERPRLKLDRPFLYFVRHNPSGIILHMGRFNPRLLP, encoded by the exons CGCGGCCACCTCAACAATTATCCGTCAGGACCACGATGGACGCGCGCATCATCCAACGAACGGCAAAAACGAGACGCAGTCCGGCCACAAACTGGTCGCTTCCCCGGCCGGACTTTTGCGGCCCGACAAGTTTCAGTTTTATACCTACGACGACAAGGGCGATATGATTACGCGGCAGATGACCGCTCAGGAAATTCAAGGTCTCATCGCGGCAGGTGGGGCGGATCACGTCGCGATGGACAGGCAGGAGCCTCAAAAAGCCGACGATGTCCTGACGGGCGGCAAAAAG GTCATGGATGTGGTACAGAAGGTACAGAACGTGCTGAAGAGCGCACTCGATAAGCCACCGACCTTAACGGGTTCGATACCGAAGATTCCGGAACACGCGAACGTCGAATGGAGCAACATTCTACCTTCGATTCTATCCGGCGAGACGGACGCGATCTCCCCGAACGGCGAATCCAGCCAACTGTCGCACAAGATTACGACGGAGAGGACGGAAGTTGAGTCGACGTCGAGACATCCGACGAAAAAACCGACGACGTCGGACGTTCAGACGAACGCGTACGCCGGCTTTACCAATAACGCGCAGGGGAAACCTCAGCATGGCCATCACTCGCAGCAAACGGCAGCGACCGAGAAACCGATGATCCCGGTTCCGGTCATCACCCTGACGGAACACAAGTTGTCCACGTTGCAATCCGCCGTTACCGAGAGTCCCATCTTCCAGATAATCAGCGTGATTCCGGTCGAGAGTGTCGCGATCAAGGGAGGCCAGACCGACCTTCCGTCTACAGCTGGTACCAGTGCCGCGAGTTCGGCGATCACCCAGTCGCCCGCTCAGACCGAGGGAAGTCAAACGGAACAGTACGTCGAATTGACTCTGTCCGAAGTGCCCGAAGGCATAACGTTCCCGCAGCTGACGAGCCTAGACATGTATCCCGTAAGTATTACGAAGCAGACGACCACGAGCAACAAGGTCGGAAGCCAAGGGATGGAAGCCGCGGCGACCTATTCGACGACCACGCCGGGCGTATCGATGCATTCCTCCGTCACGAAGAAGACCGTGACGCAAGGCGGGTCCGGCGAGTCGACGAGCGCGACCGACAAGATCTCTCCCTTGAACGCGAGTTACGTTCTCGTACAGAGTAAGAACAATACGAAGGTATCTGACGATTCCTCGTTCGCGTCTGGCGTTACGAAAGGATCTCAAGCGAGCGGGACGTACAATGACGATAAGGTAATCCCACAAACCGATACCCTCGCCACCCCGGTGCCGATTTCCCATGCGTCTTCGAAACCCGAGGAGGAGGGGTCCAACGAAACCACGCCGCGCTCACCGTCCACGCTCGCTTCCGTTACGAGAATCAAGGCCCCGACCGTCCCGACGTCGTTGCACACGCTCATCTCGGATCATTATCTCGGCGAGGGCTTCTCAACGGTTACGAAAGAGCCGTCGGGCCCGGTTACGTCGACATACGGGGAGAATTATCTTAATCCTCTGCCGACCGAGATTCAATCCTCGCCGCCGATAGAACCGTTACCCACGCAGTTAATCGACTCCTTCTCGAGTGTAATAAATCAAGTTTCGGAAGTGAAACCACCTGTCTTGCCCCTGTCGTCTACGTCGAACGAAAGGCCCGAGATACCGATCGTGAATATTAATTACGATCAGAGGCGCAACGTATCCGAGGCGAACGAGACCGCGGTCGTAAAAGAGGAGAATTTCAGGCCCGTCGTTAATACGCAAACCTACGTAACCGTTACCACAGAGATCCCGTCACGAGACGCAACTCCCGAGCTCGTTGAACATTCCGTCATCTATCGGCCTCTCAACGCGGTGGACGGGGAATCAAGCACGATCGGTGTTCCCGCGAGCTCCCAGATTACGGCGACGACATCAACAACTTCGACTAAGATCGGAGCGACGAATAATAGAGTAGTGATCAGTAATTCAGCCACGACGCCAGCTGGGCTCAAATCGACCGCAACGATTTCCGGATCAACGGCACCCTCGTTCGTGCAGCTTCAACTCGAGAAGTCGCACGCTACGGTCGCGGCTCCGCCGGCGGGCCAGACCGAAAGTCCCGCGGCTCCCGAGAGTACCGCCGACAGAATCGCACCTTCCGAAAAGACCTCTACGTCGATAGCGCATAATGCAGCCAAAACCCAATCGACAATCGCACCGATCGACACGAGTCTatcgtcgattaagcctatgACGACCAACGAATACTTTGACAACGCTCTCGCGAGCTTGAACCTGAGCGATCCGGTGTCCGCGATCGATCAAGTATTGAGCATCGCACCGCTACCGTCCAGCATCCCCGCGATTGAGCCGATCGGTTTACCCAGCAACGCATCGAATTTCACGGCTAGCGGTTTAGCGAGCGGCCTCATCGCCGGATTTGCAACGAGCACGTCAGGCGTGTCGACCGACAAAATTAACAGCGATCAAACGGTTGAGAACAAATCGGACGAGTACACGAAGCTTACCCAAGAATCTATCGAAAATGTCACTAAAATATATGAAGAGATTGTGGGACTTGATCTAAACGATCAGAAGGAAAGAAACGTTACGCAGTCGACGCAAGAGACATTAACGGACCCGGCTCGAAACGGTACATTAATTTACGGCGCACTGACGCAGACGAAAGAGTCGAATGATACTTTGGAACCGATTAAATTGTCGAGTAGTAACGAGAAATTCGACAATTCTACGAAAGCACCTTTATCATCCCCGGCAAATAAGTTCACAACCGTCAATGATGAAGCAAAGGACGGTGTTGGGCAGAGCGCAACGACCGTGAGAATCATCATCGTAAATCCTGAGCGGACGACAACGACTCGTTCGCCAGGCGTCAATAAAACGACGCTTGGTGCGAGCAACAACCAGAAGAAAACGGAAATCAAGGAGAAGGTGAAAACCACAGAAGCGCCCATTGTGAGGACGGACCAAAGTCCAGAATTTTCTCAGGTATCCGTGATAGTCGCGAATGACACCAGAAACTCAGGACAGGCGGAGAGCAGCCCGAAAATAGAGGTGTTAGGCGAAAAGAATGGTTCGTTCGCGGATACTTCGCCAGTGACGAAGGAGACCGTAGCGATTCCCTCCGTCAATGATTCCACCTCCGAGTTGTACAACTCACCCGCGCATAGTAACCTAACAGCGGATACCTCCGTTTCGAACGTTACGTCTGACAGCGCTATCGAATCGAATCAAAATTCTACCGATTCTGCATTTTCACAGCATCCAAATCGCGTTACCAGCACAGTTGGCTACAAAGACGTAGATGACACGCAGAATAAAAAGGACGAAAATAACAATGACTCTTCTCCTCAATCAATCCAAGAACACACCGATAGCTCGATCAAGGTTGTAACACAGGAATCGACGGGCAACGCAAGCGGGAACAAAGGGGATACTCCCCGGCCTGACAACCCTGTCAATAATACGTCAAATCAGAGTGTGGCGCAGATTGCATCGACGTCAATAAAGAGCGACGGACATTCGGATAATAGCACGGAGAACAAGACCGCGTCTTTGAAACATTCCGAGAGTTCGCCAAAGCCGGACGTGACACGCTTGCAGGCGTCGACGCCACCCTCGAGTGCTCCGGTCCGTCAGACGTTGAAGCCCACGGTCGGTCATAGACCGTCGGAGAAGTCCGACGTTACGAAGACTGAGGCAGACGTAATCGCGGAGGACAAGTGGACGCTCATATCGCAACAGGTCCCGCCGACCGTGTCGAAGCTTCCGAAGCCTTCGAAACCGCCGAAGCCGCTGAGGAAACCGGTCAATAACGCTCAGACGTCGTCACCGTTGTCATCGCCTCCAACCTCGAGTGAGAGCACCGTGGTTCGTTCTCCAGGAGCTGAAGCGGCGGCGCATCAGCAAGATCAGCAACATTTCCCGACGCAGTCCCTCCTACCGCTGGACGCGTCTCAGAGCGCAATTGGCTTGGACATCACCATAAGACACACGAGCGCCGACATTGTGAATTTCGCCAAGCTGTGCAACGAGCTGGCCTTCAATTTCTGGGTGGCCACCAACAAGGGTCTGAGCACCGCGAGATCGCTGGCGCTATCGCCGTTCGGCATGACCAGCTTGCTGGCGATGATCTTCCTGGGCGCTCGCGGCCCGACGTCTGATCAGATGAACGAGGTCCTCGGTCTGGACGACGTGGCCACGTTCAATCCGCACCTGGTCTTCCAGAACATAACCGACGCGGTGGGCCTGGCTCGCGGGCAGGGCATCGCGAACGCCGCCTTCGTCCGCGAGCTGTTCGCCGATAAGATGAAAGTCAGGAAACTCATGCCCTTCTACAAGGAACAGGCGCAGCAATTCTACGAGGGCCTCGTGACCGAGGTGAATTTCGCCACCATCAGCGATCTCGTGCGCAGGAGAACGAATCTGCTGGTCAGGAAGCAGACCGGTGGCCGAATCAAGGACTTCGTCAAGACGAACACGGTGCCGCTCAGATCACCCTTGGCGGCGCTCTCCGCCAACGTGTTCCAGACCGATTGCAACAGCAGTCTGACCAGTTCCGTCGGCAGGGACGGCGAGCTGTACTTCGCCGTCTCGCCGGCTGTCCGACAAAGGAAACTCATCCCGGTCCCGGCCACGACTTGGCGATCGGGTGTCCTGGCCGGCTACGAGCCCAGCATCGACGCTACGGCGGTCGCTCTCGGTGGCAGCGACAAGTTGGTTTCGACGATCTTCGTGCTGCCGGGTCAGCAGGGCCACACAGCGCCCGGCGACAACCTGGATCGTCTCGAGCAGCGCCTCGTCAGAAGCGCGTTCCGCGACGGCGCCTGGAACAAGCTGCTCAAGGTTCTGATATCGAGACACGGTCTCGAGCTGCAGGTGCCCAAGTTCAGTCACAGGTCTGTGGTCAACGCGACCGCCGCTTTGAAGAGGATGGGCCTCGACGAGCTCTTCTCGGGCAACGCCGACTTTAAGGGCATAAATGGCGTAGGTCACCGTCTTCACTTAGCCGACGTGTTACAG ATGAATTTGTTCAGCACCTGTGGCGACGAGAATATTCTCAGCGGGCGACATCACGTAGAAACGTATCCCGCGAGTCCATTAAGGAGAAACGTTGGACGACGAATGGAGGACGACAATTCCGGCAACGTTACCGAGGAGGATACGTCGAGATACCGCGCGCTGTCGCAAGAGGACAATGGGGATTCTTACGCGGACCAATCGCTCACGGATCTGTACGGATTCTACAGGGAGGAGAGGCAGCTCTCCGGATCGTTGGAGAGACCGAGATTGAAGCTCGACAGGCCCTTCTTATACTTCGTCCGGCATAATCCTTCCGGCATAATACTTCACATGGGACGTTTCAATCCGCGATTACTGCCCTAA